The DNA sequence ATTAAAAGCGTCTGTTATTGTAAGGGTACAGGCAGATGGTCAGCTGATGAAGCATCCAATATCATTATATTCCCACACATGAGTGGTGGACAAGTTGAAGTTCATTCAGATTTGACCAATTGCACCAGACTTTGCGGTATATACAGTTCAATAGTATTAAATTAAGCCAGCTTTCTTACACCCGAGGAGGTCCAGTCATAAATTAACATAGAGACAAATTGAAGCAAATCCGCCTTAATTGTCTTGAGTAGCAACCAGATGTGCACCACTTCTTTGAGCTATGGCAGCATACTAGGCCGGATAATGAATTAACGAGATAAACAGGGTTACAATGTAAATCAGGGGAGGTTGGGCAGGCACAAAGGTTGGGACGCAGGATTTCTAATTTATAGGGGTGAAGAAAGATTAGAATTTCCAGTATTTGATAATTGACAGAAATGTCAGCCCGTGCGAATGATTTTAATTGGCAGGCCCTGTAGCCAATGTATAGGAGTGTCACAGCAATACGTAACCAAATTTTGACAAGAACCAGACCAGGAATAAAATTTGATTTATGACATGCTCATAATAATGTAAGCAAGTATGGTCGTAAAGTATCAATTCAAAATGATTTACAAGGCTTGAACTCCTGCGGGTGGTCTTGCACGTTGAGGATGTTGGGCGAGTGGGTCAGCATTCAtaggttaataaaaaaaaaaccgagGTAAAAAAACAGAACCTTACACCGCCCCCTTCTTTTTTTCATGGATTTTAACTACATTTTAACAAAATCATCTATTTGCAGCAATTTAAGAAGTGAAATGATATTCATTCATGGTATTCATATCATGTATCACAAGTCACGTCAGACATCATACAGGATGACCATattcataaacatgataactttGGTATACACTTTGCAACAACATATTTTACTTTAATGTATAAACTTAAttgacaacatacatgtacatacaacaATAATTAAAAGACAATTATAGAACATTATGGTACACAAATAATGATATTTACctgtctttgccattctaagtTACAATTTGCCTGCGTCTGTTGTGGAGGTACATTCTCTGTGTGTTGTGGGACAGGAGGGAGTGTGGTGAAGGGCGTCCTGTTGGGACAActctgttgttgttgctgctgctgttgctgctgctgctgttgtgcTGCTGCTGAAAATTGCGATGCCGCAGCCATTACAGTGTCCATACTTTGCTTAAAGTCTACATTATGCACATCTATGTTATAACTCTCCAAAGCAGATTGCAAGTCCTGGATATAATCTATAACATGTTGTAAGATTTGCACACGTGTAATTTTCTTATTCTTAGGAATGGTTGGTACAAGTTCCTTCAATTTCTCGTAACAGTCATGCATCGTGAAATTACCAGCTGTCGATTGTGATTTCTTCTTGTGTGCTATTCTATGATCTGCTGTAAGTAAAGTCCTATTCAGAGGTTGCATTGACATCCTTGATTCCATATGCGTTGCACCTGGTACAGGCTTCATGATAAACACAAATTACTATATTTTCCTTAGTAGGAAAAT is a window from the Amphiura filiformis chromosome 12, Afil_fr2py, whole genome shotgun sequence genome containing:
- the LOC140166158 gene encoding uncharacterized protein, producing the protein MKPVPGATHMESRMSMQPLNRTLLTADHRIAHKKKSQSTAGNFTMHDCYEKLKELVPTIPKNKKITRVQILQHVIDYIQDLQSALESYNIDVHNVDFKQSMDTVMAAASQFSAAAQQQQQQQQQQQQQSCPNRTPFTTLPPVPQHTENVPPQQTQANCNLEWQRQYCYQQARKLHPYDTPESSPESRPCSC